A single region of the Aeromicrobium chenweiae genome encodes:
- the resB gene encoding cytochrome c biogenesis protein ResB has product MSLDERRTEDDRPSRGGTANAVPALGRRELTRWFWRQLTSMRTALFLLLLLAIAAIPGSLVPQRGVDARAVEAYFLDHPKSAPILDNLGFFSVYSSPWFSAVYLLLMVSLIGCILPRSFVYLRALRARPPRAPRNFSRLPASASFETDRSPDEVVAAARTALGRARVDVADRDGVQEVSAEKGFLREAGNLLFHVSIVVVLVGVAVGTLFGYRGSVMVTDRGGQFANSLTQYDEFSAGALFTNGDLPPFALTLDKMTARFQPFGSQQAGAPREFRAQGTYTAEPGAARKPFDITVNHPLAIGSTSVYLVGQGYAPVLKVTDSKGHVVWDDAVAFLPADATYTSNGVLKVPDAEPEQLGLQGFFLPTAAEQNGISISIHPAAANPLVSFNVWHGDLGLDDGTPQSVFILDKTNMKQYKDADGKNLRISLSPGQTADLPDGGTIEFTDVAQFARFQISSSPLVKVPLVGIIAGLIGLMVSLTVKPRRTWIRTRRDGSRTVVDVAVLDRVPRDDLPADLDDFLERLKDTLGHTDERVQA; this is encoded by the coding sequence ATGAGCCTCGACGAACGCCGCACCGAGGACGACCGGCCCTCGCGGGGCGGGACCGCCAACGCGGTCCCGGCGCTCGGGCGCCGCGAGCTGACCCGCTGGTTCTGGCGTCAGCTGACGTCGATGCGCACGGCGCTGTTCCTGCTGCTCCTGCTCGCGATCGCCGCGATCCCCGGCTCGCTCGTCCCGCAGCGCGGGGTCGACGCGCGCGCGGTCGAGGCGTACTTCCTCGACCACCCGAAGAGCGCGCCGATCCTCGACAACCTGGGATTCTTCAGCGTCTACAGCTCGCCGTGGTTCAGCGCGGTCTACCTGCTGCTGATGGTGTCGTTGATCGGCTGCATCCTGCCGCGCTCGTTCGTCTACCTGCGTGCCCTGCGGGCCCGTCCGCCGCGCGCGCCCCGCAACTTCTCCCGCCTGCCGGCATCCGCGTCGTTCGAGACCGACCGCTCGCCGGACGAGGTCGTCGCCGCCGCGCGCACCGCCCTCGGACGCGCCCGCGTCGACGTGGCCGACCGCGACGGCGTGCAGGAGGTCAGCGCCGAGAAGGGCTTCCTGCGCGAGGCCGGCAACCTGCTGTTCCACGTCAGCATCGTCGTGGTCCTCGTCGGGGTGGCCGTCGGTACGCTGTTCGGCTACCGCGGCTCGGTCATGGTCACCGACCGTGGCGGGCAGTTCGCGAACTCGCTGACCCAGTACGACGAGTTCAGCGCGGGTGCATTGTTCACCAACGGGGACCTCCCGCCGTTCGCCCTCACGCTCGACAAGATGACCGCCCGGTTCCAGCCGTTCGGCAGCCAGCAGGCGGGTGCCCCGCGCGAGTTCCGGGCGCAGGGGACGTACACGGCCGAGCCGGGTGCGGCGAGGAAGCCGTTCGACATCACCGTCAACCACCCGCTGGCCATCGGCAGCACGTCGGTCTACCTCGTCGGCCAGGGCTACGCGCCGGTCCTCAAGGTCACCGACAGCAAGGGCCACGTCGTCTGGGACGACGCCGTGGCGTTCCTGCCGGCCGATGCGACGTACACGTCCAACGGCGTCCTGAAGGTGCCCGACGCGGAGCCCGAGCAGCTCGGCCTGCAGGGCTTCTTCCTGCCGACCGCCGCCGAGCAGAACGGCATCTCGATCTCGATCCACCCGGCCGCGGCGAACCCGCTGGTGTCGTTCAACGTCTGGCACGGCGACCTGGGCCTGGACGATGGCACACCGCAGTCGGTCTTCATCCTCGACAAGACGAACATGAAGCAGTACAAGGACGCGGACGGCAAGAACCTGCGGATCTCCCTGAGCCCCGGCCAGACCGCGGACCTTCCCGACGGCGGGACGATCGAGTTCACGGACGTCGCACAGTTCGCCCGGTTCCAGATCAGCTCGTCGCCGCTGGTCAAGGTGCCGCTGGTCGGCATCATCGCCGGGCTGATCGGGCTCATGGTCTCGCTGACCGTCAAGCCCCGACGCACCTGGATTCGCACCCGACGGGACGGCTCACGTACCGTGGTGGACGTCGCCGTCCTGGACCGCGTGCCCCGTGATGACCTGCCCGCCGACCTGGACGACTTCCTCGAGCGGTTGAAGGACACGCTCGGGCACACCGACGAAAGAGTGCAGGCATGA
- a CDS encoding cytochrome c biogenesis CcdA family protein, with the protein MTDWFSDTVSSGNLLLAAPVAVLAGLVSFFSPCVVPLLPGYLSYVSGVAAQDLESARRGRLLAGALLFVLGFSTVFVLGGALFGSVGLELRQYQDTLAVVTGILVILLGLVFIGFVPFLQREGRVHAVPAVGLAIAPVLGVFFGLGWTPCIGPTLAAVLGLSFATDDATAARGAFLAFTYCLGLGIPFVLAALGFGKFMHALTWFRRHQRAVSVIGGSLLIAVGIMLVTGWWNDLVGEMQTWVGGFEAPV; encoded by the coding sequence GTGACCGACTGGTTCAGCGACACCGTCTCGTCCGGCAACCTCCTCCTCGCAGCACCCGTCGCGGTCCTGGCCGGGCTGGTCTCGTTCTTCTCCCCGTGCGTCGTCCCGCTGCTGCCGGGCTACCTGTCGTACGTCTCGGGGGTCGCGGCGCAGGACCTGGAGTCCGCACGGCGCGGCCGGCTGCTCGCGGGTGCCTTGCTCTTCGTCCTGGGCTTCTCGACGGTGTTCGTCCTCGGCGGAGCGCTGTTCGGGTCGGTCGGGCTCGAGCTGCGGCAGTACCAGGACACCCTGGCCGTGGTCACGGGCATCCTGGTCATCCTGCTGGGGCTCGTCTTCATCGGCTTCGTGCCGTTCCTGCAGCGGGAGGGGCGCGTCCACGCGGTCCCCGCGGTCGGCCTGGCCATCGCCCCCGTCCTGGGCGTCTTCTTCGGCCTCGGCTGGACGCCCTGCATCGGCCCCACCCTCGCCGCCGTGCTCGGCCTGTCCTTCGCGACGGACGACGCGACCGCTGCCCGCGGCGCGTTCCTCGCCTTCACCTACTGCCTGGGCCTCGGCATCCCGTTCGTCCTGGCGGCCCTCGGCTTCGGAAAGTTCATGCATGCCCTCACGTGGTTCCGGCGTCACCAGCGCGCCGTCTCGGTCATCGGCGGCTCGCTGCTCATCGCGGTCGGCATCATGCTCGTGACCGGCTGGTGGAACGACCTGGTCGGGGAGATGCAGACCTGGGTCGGCGGATTCGAGGCTCCCGTATGA
- a CDS encoding TlpA family protein disulfide reductase: MTHRFRVRTAAAIGALALLAACGGSGNRGTTDGYVSGDGSITRVDAADRKPAPVLEGEDLEGKPLSTADFAGKTIVVNLWGPWCPPCRAEAPALDEVAEQYADKDVQFVGVLTKTKDPATAVAFNRRKGITYPSFRDEGGQLDLGFNDSLPSIAIPTTWIIDAKGRVAVRILDKVSASTLADLIDDVQKSTT; this comes from the coding sequence ATGACCCACCGCTTCCGCGTCCGCACCGCCGCGGCGATCGGGGCCCTCGCCCTGCTCGCCGCGTGCGGGGGCTCCGGCAACCGCGGGACGACCGACGGCTACGTCTCGGGCGACGGCTCCATCACCCGCGTCGACGCCGCCGACCGCAAGCCCGCGCCGGTGCTGGAGGGGGAGGACCTCGAGGGCAAGCCGCTCTCCACCGCCGACTTCGCCGGCAAGACGATCGTGGTCAACCTGTGGGGGCCGTGGTGCCCTCCGTGCCGGGCCGAGGCGCCCGCGCTCGACGAGGTCGCCGAGCAGTACGCCGACAAGGACGTCCAGTTCGTCGGCGTCCTGACCAAGACCAAGGACCCGGCGACGGCGGTCGCGTTCAACCGCCGCAAGGGCATCACGTACCCGAGCTTCCGTGACGAGGGCGGCCAGCTCGACCTCGGCTTCAACGACAGCCTGCCGAGCATCGCGATCCCCACCACGTGGATCATCGACGCCAAGGGACGTGTCGCGGTCCGGATCCTCGACAAGGTCAGCGCGTCCACGCTCGCGGACCTGATCGACGACGTCCAGAAGAGCACCACGTGA
- a CDS encoding histidine phosphatase family protein has protein sequence MSERTIVHLMRHGEVYNPEGVLYGRLPKFVLSDLGHQMAARAADFLSKNEIVHMVASPLERAQQTAEPLSKLLEVPVHTDDRVIEADNLFEGKTVGVGNGAFTNPRNWWMLRNPIRPSWGEPYKEIAARMTAAVDDAREAARGHEAVIVSHQLPVWIARRAYEQKSFVHDPRKRQCTLASLTSLTFDGDDFVGFTYSEPAADLLPAPLRGKVVGGA, from the coding sequence ATGTCCGAACGTACGATCGTGCACCTCATGCGCCACGGCGAGGTCTACAACCCCGAGGGCGTGCTGTACGGCCGGCTGCCGAAGTTCGTGCTGTCCGACCTGGGGCACCAGATGGCTGCCCGTGCCGCGGACTTCCTGTCCAAGAACGAGATCGTGCACATGGTCGCGTCGCCGCTCGAGCGCGCCCAGCAGACCGCCGAGCCGCTGTCGAAGCTGCTCGAGGTGCCGGTCCACACCGACGACCGCGTCATCGAGGCCGACAACCTCTTCGAGGGCAAGACCGTCGGCGTCGGCAACGGTGCCTTCACCAACCCCCGCAACTGGTGGATGCTGCGCAACCCGATCCGTCCGTCGTGGGGCGAGCCGTACAAGGAGATCGCGGCCCGCATGACGGCCGCGGTCGACGACGCCCGCGAGGCCGCCCGCGGCCACGAGGCCGTCATCGTCTCGCACCAGCTGCCGGTCTGGATCGCCCGCCGCGCGTACGAGCAGAAGAGCTTCGTGCACGATCCGCGCAAGCGCCAGTGCACGCTCGCGAGCCTGACCAGCCTGACGTTCGACGGTGACGACTTCGTCGGCTTCACCTACAGCGAGCCGGCCGCCGACCTGCTCCCCGCACCGCTGCGCGGCAAGGTCGTCGGCGGAGCCTGA
- the hemL gene encoding glutamate-1-semialdehyde 2,1-aminomutase, translating into MTSTEASEQLFDRARAVSPGGVNSPVRAFRAVGGTPIFMASGQGAWLTDVDGRRYVDLVGSWGPMLLGHAHPEVLAAVGDAVARGTSFGTPSEPEVLLAEEIVARASAESVRMVSSGTEATMSAIRLARGFTGRNKIVKFAGCYHGHVDALLAQAGSGVVTLGLPETPGVPSHVTADTIVLPYNDRAAVEAAFAEYGDQIACLITEAAAGNMGVVPPEPGFNQFLSEVCGRNGALFISDEVMTGFRVTRSGHWGLDGEREGWVPDLVTYGKVMGGGFPAAAFGGRRDVMEQLAPVGPVYQAGTLSGNPIATTAGLTTLRLADAAAYERLDSASSQLQGLVRDALDAAGLAYVLQNAGNMFSVFWGVDAPVTDFAGAQAQEAWRYKPFFHAMLDAGIYLPPSAFECWFVSAAHDEEALSRIAEALPGAARAAAQATNES; encoded by the coding sequence GTGACCTCCACCGAAGCTTCTGAACAGCTGTTCGACCGCGCCCGCGCCGTCTCGCCGGGCGGCGTCAACTCGCCGGTCCGCGCGTTCCGGGCCGTGGGTGGGACGCCGATCTTCATGGCGTCGGGCCAGGGCGCCTGGCTGACCGACGTGGACGGGCGTCGCTACGTCGACCTCGTCGGCTCGTGGGGACCCATGCTGCTGGGCCACGCCCACCCGGAGGTGCTCGCCGCCGTGGGCGACGCCGTCGCGCGAGGCACCTCGTTCGGCACGCCCAGCGAGCCCGAGGTGCTGCTGGCCGAGGAGATCGTCGCCCGCGCGTCGGCCGAGAGCGTCCGCATGGTCTCGTCCGGCACCGAGGCGACGATGTCCGCGATCCGTCTGGCCCGCGGGTTCACCGGGCGCAACAAGATCGTGAAGTTCGCCGGCTGCTACCACGGGCACGTCGACGCGCTGCTGGCCCAGGCGGGCTCCGGCGTCGTGACCCTCGGGCTGCCCGAGACGCCCGGCGTGCCGTCGCACGTCACGGCCGACACGATCGTGCTGCCCTACAACGACCGGGCCGCGGTCGAGGCCGCGTTCGCCGAGTACGGCGACCAGATCGCGTGCCTCATCACCGAGGCCGCCGCCGGCAACATGGGTGTCGTCCCGCCGGAGCCGGGGTTCAACCAGTTCCTGTCCGAGGTCTGCGGTCGCAACGGCGCCCTGTTCATCAGCGACGAGGTGATGACCGGCTTCCGGGTCACCCGCTCGGGACACTGGGGACTCGACGGCGAGCGCGAGGGCTGGGTGCCGGACCTCGTGACGTACGGCAAGGTCATGGGCGGTGGTTTCCCGGCGGCAGCGTTCGGCGGACGTCGTGACGTGATGGAGCAGCTCGCCCCGGTGGGACCGGTGTACCAGGCCGGCACCCTGTCGGGGAACCCCATCGCGACGACCGCAGGCCTCACGACGCTGCGGCTCGCAGACGCCGCGGCCTACGAGCGGCTCGACTCCGCGTCGTCCCAGCTGCAGGGGCTCGTGCGGGACGCGCTCGACGCCGCGGGCCTGGCGTACGTCCTGCAGAACGCGGGCAACATGTTCAGCGTGTTCTGGGGCGTCGACGCCCCGGTCACCGACTTCGCGGGTGCGCAGGCGCAGGAGGCCTGGCGCTACAAGCCGTTCTTCCACGCGATGCTCGACGCCGGGATCTACCTCCCGCCGAGCGCCTTCGAGTGCTGGTTCGTCTCGGCTGCACACGACGAGGAGGCACTCTCTAGAATTGCCGAGGCACTGCCCGGTGCCGCGCGTGCTGCTGCGCAGGCCACGAACGAGAGCTAG
- a CDS encoding lytic transglycosylase domain-containing protein gives MGARKLTRWQKAGALVPMAVLVGAWGAALGNSGLATATGGPSDADVPAVPATAFEQPASVQQTPQGVDRKAGAAGTVATLSTNGIPASALSAYRRAESLLGQADEECQLPWNLVAAIGRVESNHGRTNGNALNADGLAKPGIYGVLLDGKDGRARISDTDDGALDKNSVLDRAVGPMQFIPGTWKSVGVDADNDGTKNPQDIDDAATSAGVYLCAGAGDLSKRSDAAVAVKRYNHSDAYVDLVLKISAAYASGDFTQSPDGLSAAPVLTSNASDQTLTPSERKAAVKAEQKAAKKPKPAKDGGSTTGGGGSGSGGGTPTGGGTTPGAGGGSGSGGGGSEGGSGGGSGDGGGTPSGGTIGGGVQDLVEGTPLAPLAPVTKPVTGLLTAVEANLQCTLTVAALPLKTYRDRFKACMAKFGY, from the coding sequence ATGGGAGCTCGCAAGCTCACGCGCTGGCAGAAGGCCGGCGCCCTCGTACCGATGGCCGTGCTGGTCGGGGCCTGGGGCGCAGCGCTCGGCAACTCCGGGCTCGCCACCGCCACCGGCGGCCCCTCCGACGCCGACGTCCCCGCCGTGCCCGCCACGGCGTTCGAGCAGCCGGCGAGCGTGCAGCAGACCCCGCAGGGCGTGGACCGCAAGGCCGGCGCCGCCGGCACGGTCGCGACCCTGTCGACCAACGGCATCCCCGCCTCGGCCCTCTCGGCCTACCGCCGCGCCGAGTCCCTGCTGGGCCAGGCCGACGAGGAGTGCCAGCTCCCGTGGAACCTCGTCGCCGCGATCGGTCGCGTCGAGTCCAACCACGGTCGCACGAACGGCAACGCGCTGAACGCCGACGGTCTCGCCAAGCCGGGCATCTACGGAGTCCTCCTGGACGGCAAGGACGGCCGGGCGCGCATCTCCGACACCGACGACGGCGCCCTCGACAAGAACTCGGTCCTCGACCGCGCCGTCGGGCCCATGCAGTTCATCCCGGGCACGTGGAAGTCCGTCGGCGTCGACGCCGACAACGACGGCACGAAGAACCCGCAGGACATCGACGACGCGGCCACCTCCGCCGGGGTGTACCTCTGCGCCGGCGCGGGCGATCTGTCCAAGCGCTCCGACGCGGCCGTCGCGGTCAAGCGGTACAACCACTCCGACGCGTACGTCGACCTGGTCCTGAAGATCTCTGCCGCCTACGCCAGCGGCGACTTCACCCAGTCCCCTGACGGTCTCTCGGCGGCACCGGTCCTGACGTCGAACGCGTCCGACCAGACGCTGACCCCCTCCGAGCGCAAGGCCGCGGTCAAGGCGGAGCAGAAGGCGGCCAAGAAGCCCAAGCCGGCCAAGGACGGCGGTTCCACCACCGGCGGTGGCGGCAGCGGCAGCGGGGGCGGCACACCCACCGGCGGCGGGACGACGCCGGGTGCCGGTGGCGGCAGCGGCTCCGGTGGCGGCGGCAGCGAGGGCGGCTCCGGCGGCGGCTCCGGCGACGGCGGCGGCACTCCCTCCGGCGGCACGATCGGCGGCGGCGTCCAGGACCTGGTCGAGGGCACCCCGCTGGCGCCCCTGGCCCCGGTCACCAAGCCGGTCACCGGCCTGCTGACCGCGGTCGAGGCCAACCTGCAGTGCACGCTGACGGTCGCGGCACTCCCGCTGAAGACCTACCGCGACCGCTTCAAGGCCTGCATGGCCAAGTTCGGCTACTGA
- the hemB gene encoding porphobilinogen synthase, which yields MSFPADRPRRLRSSPAMRRLVAETHVQASQLVLPMFVAEGRSEVRPISSMPGVVQHTRESARRAYAEAAELGLGGVMLFGLPEHKDAQGSGALDPEGILNVALADARAEVGDDLLVMADLCLDEFTDHGHCGVLDDRGRVDNDATLELYAQMGVVQAESGAHVVAPSGMMDGQVGVIRAALDDAGHDDTVILAYAAKYASAFYGPFREAVDSSLQGDRKTYQQDPANGREAIREVLLDIEEGADMVMVKPALSYLDLIADVRATVDVPVAAYNISGELAMVEAAAANGWIDRERAIDEIILSIRRAGADIVLTYWATELAVRLRAQ from the coding sequence ATGTCCTTCCCCGCCGACCGTCCTCGTCGCCTGCGCTCGTCGCCGGCGATGAGGCGGCTGGTGGCCGAGACCCACGTCCAGGCCTCGCAGCTGGTGCTGCCGATGTTCGTGGCCGAGGGGCGAAGCGAGGTCCGGCCCATCAGCAGCATGCCGGGCGTCGTCCAGCACACGCGTGAGTCCGCCCGTCGGGCGTACGCCGAGGCCGCCGAGCTGGGCCTCGGCGGGGTCATGCTGTTCGGCCTCCCCGAGCACAAGGACGCCCAGGGATCGGGCGCGCTCGATCCCGAGGGCATCCTCAACGTGGCCCTGGCGGACGCGCGGGCGGAGGTCGGCGACGACCTGCTCGTGATGGCCGACCTGTGCCTCGACGAGTTCACCGACCACGGCCACTGCGGCGTCCTGGACGACCGGGGACGCGTCGACAACGACGCCACGCTGGAGCTGTACGCCCAGATGGGTGTCGTGCAGGCCGAGTCCGGCGCCCACGTCGTCGCGCCCAGCGGCATGATGGACGGCCAGGTCGGCGTCATCCGGGCGGCACTCGACGACGCGGGCCACGACGACACGGTCATCCTCGCGTACGCCGCGAAGTACGCCTCGGCGTTCTACGGGCCGTTCCGCGAGGCCGTCGACTCCTCGCTGCAGGGCGATCGCAAGACGTACCAGCAGGACCCGGCCAACGGCCGGGAGGCGATCCGCGAAGTGCTCCTCGACATCGAGGAGGGCGCCGACATGGTGATGGTCAAGCCCGCCCTGAGCTACCTGGACCTGATCGCGGACGTCCGCGCCACGGTCGACGTGCCGGTCGCGGCCTACAACATCTCCGGCGAGCTCGCGATGGTCGAGGCCGCCGCGGCCAACGGCTGGATCGACCGCGAGCGCGCGATCGACGAGATCATCCTCTCGATCCGCCGCGCGGGTGCCGACATCGTGCTGACGTACTGGGCGACCGAGCTGGCCGTGCGGCTGCGCGCTCAGTAG
- a CDS encoding uroporphyrinogen-III synthase, with protein MREAPSTPTPPTRKAPRGHVSFVGAGPGDASLLTVRAAELLAQADVVITELPDQVALVTNGAQIVDGGIGEDGEVLTHAARARLVVKHAKSGGHVVRLMAGDPFTYATGPEEAAACAKAGIGFEIVPGVSSITAVPAYAGVPLTNRTHREYSVVSVGDATINWADHAGQDTLVLLSAVARIGEVATGLIDAGRKPDTPVAMTRVGTTTEQTTVVSTLAEIGADAKAAGMTSPAITVVGEVVTMREALSWFETKPLYGWRILVPRTKEQSAGLASRLRGFGAISEEVPTISVEPPRNPQQMDKAVRGLVEGRYEWVAFTSVNAVKAVREKFEEYGLDARAFSGLKIAAVGQKTAEAIATWGIRADLMPSGEQSARGLLEDWPPYDDLLDPINRVFLPRADIATETLVAGLIDLGWEVDDVTAYRTVRAAPPPAPTREAIKTGKFDAVMFTSSSTVRNLVGIAGKPHTSTIIACIGPATAKTAEEHGLRVDVLAESPSVEELADALAEFGTARRLGFVEAGEPVTKPSQKRPSSRRKA; from the coding sequence ATGCGAGAAGCCCCGTCAACGCCGACGCCGCCCACGCGCAAGGCCCCGCGGGGCCACGTGAGCTTCGTCGGTGCCGGACCGGGAGACGCGAGTCTCCTGACGGTCCGTGCTGCCGAGCTGCTCGCGCAGGCCGACGTCGTCATCACGGAGCTGCCCGACCAGGTGGCCCTGGTCACCAACGGCGCCCAGATCGTCGACGGCGGCATCGGTGAGGACGGCGAGGTCCTCACCCACGCCGCCCGCGCCCGCCTCGTCGTCAAGCACGCCAAGAGCGGCGGCCACGTCGTCCGCCTCATGGCCGGCGACCCGTTCACGTACGCGACCGGACCCGAGGAGGCCGCCGCCTGCGCGAAGGCCGGCATCGGCTTTGAGATCGTGCCCGGCGTCTCGTCGATCACCGCGGTCCCGGCGTACGCCGGTGTCCCGCTGACCAACCGGACGCACCGCGAGTACTCGGTCGTCAGCGTTGGCGACGCGACGATCAACTGGGCCGACCACGCCGGCCAGGACACGCTCGTCCTGCTCTCGGCCGTCGCGCGCATCGGTGAGGTCGCCACCGGCCTGATCGACGCCGGTCGAAAGCCCGACACCCCGGTCGCCATGACCCGGGTCGGCACGACGACCGAGCAGACCACGGTCGTGTCGACGCTCGCCGAGATCGGCGCGGACGCCAAGGCCGCCGGCATGACGTCCCCCGCGATCACGGTCGTCGGCGAGGTCGTCACGATGCGCGAGGCACTGTCGTGGTTCGAGACCAAGCCGCTGTACGGCTGGCGCATCCTGGTGCCCCGCACCAAGGAGCAGTCGGCCGGCCTGGCCTCGCGCCTGCGCGGGTTCGGTGCGATCTCCGAGGAGGTCCCGACCATCTCGGTCGAGCCGCCCCGCAACCCCCAGCAGATGGACAAGGCCGTCCGCGGCCTGGTCGAGGGCCGCTACGAGTGGGTCGCGTTCACCAGCGTCAACGCCGTCAAGGCCGTGCGCGAGAAGTTCGAGGAGTACGGCCTGGACGCGCGTGCGTTCTCGGGCCTGAAGATCGCCGCAGTCGGTCAGAAGACCGCCGAGGCCATCGCGACCTGGGGCATCCGCGCCGATCTCATGCCCTCGGGCGAGCAGTCCGCCCGGGGCCTCCTCGAGGACTGGCCGCCGTACGACGACCTGCTCGACCCGATCAACCGGGTCTTCCTGCCCCGCGCCGACATCGCGACCGAGACCCTCGTGGCCGGCCTGATCGACCTCGGCTGGGAGGTCGACGACGTCACGGCCTACCGCACCGTCCGGGCGGCCCCGCCGCCGGCGCCGACGCGCGAGGCGATCAAGACCGGCAAGTTCGACGCGGTCATGTTCACCTCGTCGTCCACGGTCCGCAACCTCGTGGGCATCGCCGGCAAGCCGCACACGTCGACGATCATCGCGTGCATCGGTCCGGCGACCGCCAAGACCGCCGAGGAGCACGGCCTGCGGGTCGACGTCCTCGCCGAGTCCCCGTCGGTCGAGGAGCTGGCCGACGCCCTCGCGGAGTTCGGCACGGCCCGCCGTCTGGGCTTCGTCGAGGCCGGCGAGCCCGTGACCAAGCCGTCGCAGAAGCGTCCGTCCAGCCGGCGGAAGGCCTAG
- the hemC gene encoding hydroxymethylbilane synthase, with protein sequence MTTLRLGTRASALAVTQSEHIAARLRAETGASVELVTISTEGDRSTAPLASLGGQGVFVAALREALVRGDVDLAVHSLKDLPTTPDPRLVVAAIPRREDPRDVLVARDGLTLGELPQGARIGTGSPRRQAQLNALGLGVEVVGIRGNVDTRIGKVLSGECDGVLLARAGLVRLGRADEATEVIDPLQMLPAPGQGALACECRVDDVATTRLLAQLDDSDTRAAVTAERSLLATLEAGCSAPVGALAEIAVGDDGDELWLRAVVGDVSGSPTIRLSASGLPEEAAAVGERLAVEMLAEGADALVAVAAS encoded by the coding sequence ATGACGACACTTCGTCTCGGCACTCGAGCCAGCGCGCTCGCAGTGACCCAGTCCGAGCACATCGCCGCCCGGCTGCGCGCGGAGACCGGAGCCTCGGTCGAGCTCGTGACGATCTCGACCGAAGGGGACCGCAGCACGGCGCCGCTGGCGTCGCTGGGCGGTCAGGGCGTGTTCGTCGCCGCCCTGCGCGAGGCGCTCGTGCGCGGTGACGTCGACCTGGCGGTCCACTCCCTCAAGGACCTGCCCACGACCCCCGACCCCCGACTCGTCGTGGCCGCGATCCCGCGCCGCGAGGACCCGCGTGACGTGCTCGTCGCCCGTGACGGGCTGACCCTCGGCGAGCTGCCGCAGGGCGCCCGCATCGGCACCGGCTCGCCGCGGCGCCAGGCCCAGCTGAACGCCCTCGGGCTCGGCGTCGAGGTCGTCGGCATCCGCGGCAACGTCGACACCCGCATCGGCAAGGTGCTCTCCGGCGAGTGCGACGGCGTGCTGCTGGCCCGTGCCGGTCTGGTCCGGCTCGGCCGCGCCGACGAGGCCACCGAAGTGATCGATCCTCTCCAGATGCTTCCCGCCCCCGGGCAGGGAGCCCTGGCATGTGAGTGCCGCGTCGACGACGTCGCGACCACTCGTCTGCTCGCGCAGCTCGACGACAGCGACACCCGTGCTGCCGTCACTGCCGAGCGAAGCCTCCTCGCCACCCTCGAGGCCGGCTGCAGCGCCCCGGTGGGAGCACTGGCCGAGATCGCCGTCGGCGACGACGGCGACGAGCTCTGGCTTCGTGCCGTGGTCGGAGACGTCTCCGGCTCGCCCACCATCCGACTGTCCGCGAGCGGCCTCCCCGAAGAGGCTGCCGCGGTCGGTGAACGTCTTGCTGTCGAGATGCTCGCCGAAGGTGCCGACGCCCTCGTGGCCGTCGCTGCCTCCTGA